The genomic DNA AAACTTAACTCACCTTTTTCTCAACTTTATCTTCTCTACGATACATATCCATGAAGTATTTTAGAAGAGTAATGCTAGCGATACTCTCTCTAATACTCATTTCTTTATTGGTTTAAACCATTATAggtctacactttgaaaattgaactctCACAAaatggtgggacatacattgatttcatccaataaacaATTACGTGCTAGAGAGAGTGTTAGACCATGTCCAATGGTTCACCATTcaacatccactttttcaattcccaagactccacatcattttctctctcttattcaatactcattcaacttttaccctctccaatgatttttcattcaacactctaccccaccactttttatttcttattcttatttaatttttttttttttataattacataaaattatcgattataattaaattaaaataatacaattaactatttattttttaggttttttggaaaaacaaaattttgcaaaataatttatttttattttcttaacttaaaatgcaatacaaaaaACTAAGCACGCGGcacacaaataatttaaaatgcaatacaacaaactaagcatacaacacacaagtaatttatttagtacgatagaaatcatcttcaatcacgatacattccaaactttgtccatatgtgcttcactagatctgcttgcaattcgtgatgaacatttggatcatgcaactcggatctagcacgcacatgatttgcaaaagcTGGTAACACCTCGGTCGAGTATGGTTGTGGTGTACTAGATCCACTTCCCCCAGGTTGCTCAAAATCGGTCCAACGTTGAGCATATGTATCtcgttcatcctcaacaatcatattatcTAATATGATGCATGATCTCATGATGATACCCAAATCAGCTATGTTCCACAAGCGAGCTGGTTCACAGATGATTTTTAATCGAGCTTGAAGCACTCCAAAAACACGTTCAATGTCCTTCCGACATGCCTcctgatgttttgcaaataacttatCGGGTTCACTTTGAGGAAGTCTAATTGATTTGACGAAAGTTGGATAAGAAGGGTAGATACCATCAAATAGATAGTATGTCATATTATAGGGACGTTGATTCACAAAGTAATTCACTTTTGGAGCCTTTCCCTGTTCCACATCATCAAACACTGGTGACCGGTCTAGAACgtttatatcattcaacattCCCGGACATCCAAAAAAGGCATGCCAGATCCATAGATCATGAGATGCAACTGCTTCAAGAATAATTGTGGTGGTTCCCTTATCCCCCTGGTAAATTGACCTTCCCATGCTTTAGGAAAATTTTTCCACTCCCAGTGCATGCAGTCAATACTCCCGATCATCCCTGGGAACCCCCGCATTTCACTAACATGTAGTATTCTTTGCAGGTCATCTTGGGTTGGGCTCATACAATCGTATGATTCCTTTGCAGAATCTAAGTAAGCACTCCAATGCTGTACTacttcctattttgatgtatttatTGACCGCATCTACTGCCACATCATATGCTAACATTCGCATTGTTGTGGTACATTTTGCTAACAGTGATATACCTTATTTATTGGCTGCATCAACTAGTTGAGTGAAGTAGTTATCACTACTTGAAAGATCTCCAACGATTCGAAGGAAAACGTGTTTTTGCATCCAGTACCGACGACGAAACATTGCATCGTCATATGTAGGCTCATTGGCAAAGTAGTCGTCAATTAGTCTTTGGTTTGCCGCTGCATGATctctattgaaatattttctagtACGAGATGCACTACCTTCCTCTAATTTTTTTCGACGCTGAATAAATCGGTTGACAATATAAGTGTCTTCAATATCACGTTTTTGGAAGTAGGCTTCGATATCAAAAGGGTCCATTGATAGTTTTTTTGGAAGTAGATTGAATAGTTTTTTGTGATATTGGAAGTAGATATAaatgagatttgtgaaattggaagtagatatgtgtccctatatataagtacattgtGTGGTGGACATTGACGGATTTGAAATAAGTTATTGTATTAAAGCAAATAATATGTGAAATAATGGGCACATAGTAggcataattattaaagcaaattgTATGTGACATAATGGGCACACAGTGcgcataattattaaagcaaatagtATGTGAAATAAGTCACgggggactagacaacacttgGAACTATCAATGGGGATAATAGAGCAATCACTGAGGACTAGACAACATTgacaattattaaagcaaacactggggactagacaacactgacaattattaccgaatacaaacaaatagttgattgaaattaatttgCAAACAGCTCACGCTCCAAGTTTTCCAACGTCTCTTTTTTCCGGTCATCGAGATGCTCTTCGGAACTTAACTTTACatacaatttcattttcttcaatctgTTTTTCTCCTATTGCACTGCGGTGaactctttcaatttttcaatctCTTGCACCTTGATTTCTTTGAATTCAATCCACTCCTTTTCCACCTCCTCCAAGGCAGcgttcttgcttttctttttacctTTCTTTTAGCTGCCTCCCTACCCATTGGACGAGCACTAGATCCTACAGAGTCCTCGTGAGATCTCTTAGATCCATTACTTCCTGACCCAACATTTCCTTCCATTTGACTTCCATAACGTGGTTGATCACGGAGAGCATGACAttcttcctttaaagtaaattgaACATTCTTCCCACATGCAAATAATTTCTGCGCTTTTGCcaaaacatcatcttccgaCCAACCACTTTCTTGCAAACGCTTAGCGACATCATAAGCACCAacccatttatttattactttgctcatataattaaaacagtTCTGGCATGCAACTAGATCCAGTGGAGAATCAAATGAGCCATACTCATTACAATACTCAGCAATTTTACCCTAATATGTTTCACCCATCTGGTTTCTCCTGACAACACTGCTTGTTCCAAACTTAATTCATGCACTAATTAACACCAAATTTTGTTCAGTGTTCCATGTTGGTTCCTTACTTTTCTTGCTCTTAGGAGTTGAATCTTCTGGATTTAGAGTGACTTCATTAGCAACTGCCATGCCACCAGgagttatttgtgttgaaaattcaGAAAATTGAGATGCACAAACACTGGGAAAATTTTCATTCTCCATtggcatataaccattaaacgggggtgtttgagatggataTCTCATCATAGATCCATAATATGGATGAAAGTTTGGAACATAGGATGACTTGTTGAAATTTGGTGTAAAACCAAAATTAGGTATGTTTTGAGGATAttggttgaaaaattgatttggatttggataattgttgggattttcgtagttaaatgaattattagaataattttgggtgttgaaatggttattattgggatcaatttcaataaaaattagattaaaacttcacttagtttgctaatagaaagataataataagattaagatattgaaaaacttgatttttttttcctgtgtccaaatcaaatgaaccaagtctatttatagagaaaaaaaatcatgaattttggtattttaaaaaaaataaaattaatttacaacgaaATAACTGAGGTccaattattaaaatgataagaatcCGGACAACCAATCAAAACTGAACACGTGTCCATATTTATCCAGATTTTCGTCTCTCTCTCCAGCCTCTGCAGTCCGCGCGTGTGCTGCACGCGCCATTTCTGGCCAACCGAAGCCAGCCACGTGTTCCCCTGCGTCACATTAAACATTGTTGAAACCATTCAACCTCTCTTTCATCCACATCACCATTAAACACCACCATTGGAGCATTTCACTTGTTGAATGTTGCTTTCAACATACCCATTAAACACCATTGGACATGGTCTTAAAAAGTTAGTATTGTTAGCATTCCTCATTTTATAAACATCAATGTGTATATGTGTAGTATcccattaaatatttttaagaattaaaaaaaaactttttaggTATGTATCCGAGAGTATCCACAGAGTATTAGTATTAGATACATATTGAATATAGATACATCTTTGCATTTAAAGTATCTAAGCTTCATAGATGATTGCTTTCGATACATATAGAATTAACATTTGACCTGTAATTTTTAGTATTACATAGGTTGACCCTAAAACTTTTTGTCCTAAGGACACTTGATATGTATCAAAGTGTTAACAACTTTTTATTAGTATATGCAGGATCATCATTTGATTACATTGTTTCACGACAAATGGCACTaatataattaaacaactaaGATTCGTTTTTGTAAGGCTTTtgctttttccaccctatgctTTTCTCACAAGcccttttttcttaaaaaatatcctttgttcggattatataatctgaacccGTCATACATATAACGCAAAGTCAGAAAACCTCTCTCAATTTCAATAGCTAGGTTTTTCTCAAAGACTTCTCTCTCGCcaccaaaatccaaaaatccaagttttgtgattgttgatttttttttttttttgtttctcaaaCGCATCACATTTCAAGCCTTTTCAAACACCAAACACAACCTAAGGTACCATTGCTTCAATTtagattaatttaatttgtttttttttttcttatggatATTGAACGTGTTAGaaatatataatccaaactaTGTTGCTCTTGTTCtgattatatataatttgaactaATTCAGTGTATGTtagtttttggttattttgttgATCTTTGTTAATTATATGTATATGTGATTTGTATGTTTCAGATATGGACCATTAGACCGCATTAGAAACGACATACCTCCCATAACAACTTATGCTAGGCGAGGTTTCAAACTCCTTGTCAAGGTTTCAAAGCATCATGAAATATTCTTCCCTAGCTTCAAAGGGCATATTCACGCCATCACTGGTGGTTACTTTCCTTACCTTACTTTATTTGTTCTCTAAAAAAGGTTTAAAGTTAAAATGTAAGGAATTATAGTTTAGTCTTTTGTTGTTGACGAAACATTTTCATAATGAAATTTacttttatatacatattattccaaaatattattaactttgtcaaaatttatagaaaaaaaaactcattgcACATTATTACATTGCGTGTTTCATTGCTTCTCGTGATATCTAACATTTGTTGTTCCATAATTAAATGCAATACCATCAATATCTCGACAAGACTTATACATGTAAATTGTGACCTCTTCAACTCAACTTTCCATTTTAAACCATTGATGACCTAAAAATGACAACATAATGGTAATATCCTTCTCTGTTATATACATTTACGTTAAATTCCCATGTGATTCACCATATTTATATTATGATAACCTCAAAGTGATTAATCATATGATCTCAAAACACATATTGATTTTGGAACTATTTTGATAAACAATATTCACACTGATatcaataataaaatgcaaggttacattttattgtttatgtttcaattttacAAAGAATTTAACTTAAGTAAAACACAAATAGTTTGTTAAGGAAAATCACAAAATTCTTCTTAAGTTGATGTTTCAATGATAACAAACTTCATTGAAATAAAGTGATCAATATGATTCTAATAAGTGTTGTGACCTAACAAGTTACTTTAAGtgttcttgttaaaaaaaaaaagttactttaagTGTTCTTGACAAAAGGATATAACAAATGCAAAAATATCTGATGAAACATGAATCTTAATAGCACCAAGTGCTAAGAAGGacaacataaaaatcaaaagcaCTTCAAAATGAGATCAGAAGCATCTCATGGGCATTACAAAATTGAAGAACAATATTTACAAAGTTAATATGACATAAAAAGATGATGTATGTCAATCTTATGAACAAAATtcttctataaaaaataaattattattattagacaTCAGAAACACTTCAAATTGCAGATCATAAGATGTGAATCACTTAAGATTAAAGTTTTTGAAGAAAGGAATGAAGATCAATTATACTTGAGGTTGCATATTAGGTAGATCGGATTTGCAAGTCAAGGGATACAAGTGGTTGAAATTCCAAAGATCTCAAGCAAATCAGAATGGACTTCATAATGGAAAATGCAGAAAACACCAAAAGAAATTATGACAAAAACATAACCAAATGGGCACAAGAAGATCAACAAAGATTAGATGCCGAGAAGCAAAACACAACAGCTAATTTCAAGACTTTCTTGTCAACAAGGCAAGGAATAAAAGGACAAAATAACAGCTAGTTTCTAA from Medicago truncatula cultivar Jemalong A17 chromosome 8, MtrunA17r5.0-ANR, whole genome shotgun sequence includes the following:
- the LOC120577475 gene encoding uncharacterized protein, yielding MGRSIYQGDKGTTTIILEAVASHDLWIWHAFFGCPGMLNDINVLDRSPVFDDVEQGKAPKVNYFVNQRPYNMTYYLFDGIYPSYPTFVKSIRLPQSEPDKLFAKHQEACRKDIERVFGVLQARLKIICEPARLWNIADLGIIMRSCIILDNMIVEDERDTYAQRWTDFEQPGGSGSSTPQPYSTEVLPAFANHNYDPKISG